A single Henriciella sp. AS95 DNA region contains:
- a CDS encoding TetR/AcrR family transcriptional regulator, which yields MTLKSKPDDAAGKASTSTGEKKRPKRRKRREQQRAIDTKQAILTSALREFADKGFEGASTREIAERADVNHRLIGHHFGSKELLWKATAKEVFGTYVIKQRERYQGLDGVDQPILLRLMLREFILFSARVPQLHRFMVQANESANERLSWLIENHLAPGISLDLLLLKKAQEAGMLRDGDVMHLRYLFIGASTSVFTLAEEYKFMSKQDPFDNKFVEQHIDMVLSLFLTEAD from the coding sequence ATGACCCTGAAATCGAAACCGGACGATGCTGCAGGCAAGGCTTCAACCTCGACGGGCGAAAAGAAGCGCCCCAAACGGCGCAAGAGACGAGAACAGCAGCGGGCGATCGATACAAAGCAGGCGATATTGACGTCGGCGTTGCGAGAGTTTGCGGACAAGGGCTTTGAAGGGGCGAGTACGCGCGAAATCGCAGAGCGCGCTGACGTAAACCACCGGCTCATCGGCCATCATTTTGGCAGCAAGGAACTACTCTGGAAGGCAACCGCCAAGGAGGTCTTCGGAACCTATGTGATCAAGCAGCGCGAACGCTATCAGGGACTGGACGGCGTCGACCAACCGATCCTTCTGAGGCTGATGCTGAGGGAATTCATCCTGTTCAGCGCAAGAGTGCCCCAACTGCACCGCTTCATGGTTCAGGCAAATGAAAGCGCAAATGAGCGCTTGTCCTGGTTGATTGAGAACCACCTCGCACCAGGCATTTCTCTGGATCTTCTATTGCTCAAGAAGGCGCAGGAAGCCGGCATGTTGCGCGACGGAGACGTGATGCATCTGCGCTATTTGTTTATTGGAGCCTCTACTTCGGTATTCACTCTCGCTGAAGAATATAAATTCATGTCAAAACAAGATCCTTTCGACAACAAATTTGTCGAGCAGCATATTGATATGGTGCTTTCCCTTTTTCTCACAGAGGCCGACTAA
- a CDS encoding IS6 family transposase: protein MAKFPFRYFMTSPEIIRLAVMMHVRFPLSLRNVEDLLHERGIEVSHETVRYWWNRFGPLFAGEIRKRRSQQLRQVTQWRWHLDEVYVKINGVTHYLWRAVDHEGEVLESYVTKTRDKSAALRFLKKAMKRYGAPRTVVTDRLRSYGAAMKEVGNIDRQEVGRHLNNRAENSHQPFRRRERAMSRFQRMGNLQKFASTHASFHNHFNLDRHLNSRIRFKLNRDTALLE, encoded by the coding sequence ATGGCCAAGTTCCCCTTTCGCTATTTCATGACTTCGCCCGAGATCATTCGGCTCGCTGTGATGATGCATGTCCGCTTCCCGCTCTCGCTTAGAAACGTAGAAGACCTGTTGCACGAGCGCGGAATCGAAGTCAGCCACGAGACAGTCCGGTACTGGTGGAACCGATTTGGGCCACTCTTCGCAGGCGAGATCCGGAAGCGCCGTTCCCAGCAGCTTCGTCAGGTCACTCAATGGCGCTGGCACCTCGACGAAGTCTACGTGAAGATCAATGGCGTGACCCATTATCTTTGGCGTGCCGTCGATCATGAAGGCGAGGTGCTCGAAAGCTATGTCACGAAAACACGAGATAAATCAGCGGCCTTGAGATTTTTAAAAAAAGCAATGAAGCGCTACGGCGCACCGCGGACAGTCGTAACCGATCGGCTAAGATCGTACGGCGCAGCGATGAAGGAGGTCGGAAATATCGATCGCCAGGAGGTCGGTCGACATCTCAACAATCGGGCTGAGAATAGTCACCAGCCCTTCCGACGACGGGAGCGAGCAATGTCCCGATTTCAAAGGATGGGCAATCTACAAAAGTTCGCTTCGACTCACGCCTCGTTTCACAACCACTTCAACCTTGATCGGCACCTCAATTCAAGAATTCGCTTCAAGCTGAACCGAGACACCGCCCTCCTCGAATGA
- a CDS encoding lysozyme inhibitor LprI family protein: MFYVLISWIELIERFIRGTIFMRLIFVAALSMLALSSQAEPACDFQEDMCLAQEAFEAADAQMEQTLAAIETKIENNGFEDYFVEPDDIRDSLELGQTSWSSYRDAHCAAVFRLMSGGTTRHEDELVCLAELTEARTTQLQSLYEVTTDAITDDDLSWLNGVWFESCGSKQASFRFYVDSDGVFAEVAPDADMPFDQVQLTKVDILLARNGFIEVTPYGWDNLFLRVKSAGEDHIIGDLVEIFPNSVAPIEAIDLVRCSAAPDSDE, translated from the coding sequence TTGTTTTACGTCTTGATAAGCTGGATCGAGCTTATCGAACGTTTTATCAGGGGGACTATATTCATGAGACTTATATTTGTTGCGGCATTGTCCATGCTCGCGCTGAGCAGTCAGGCGGAACCTGCTTGCGACTTTCAGGAAGACATGTGCTTGGCGCAAGAAGCGTTTGAAGCGGCCGACGCGCAAATGGAACAAACGCTTGCAGCTATCGAGACCAAAATCGAGAACAACGGGTTCGAGGATTACTTTGTCGAGCCTGATGACATCCGCGACAGTCTGGAGCTGGGGCAGACATCCTGGTCGAGTTATCGAGATGCGCATTGCGCCGCCGTCTTTCGCCTGATGAGCGGCGGCACCACCCGCCATGAGGATGAGCTGGTCTGCCTTGCAGAGCTGACCGAGGCGCGGACTACGCAATTGCAGTCGCTTTATGAAGTGACGACGGACGCTATTACGGATGACGATCTCAGCTGGCTGAATGGCGTATGGTTTGAGAGCTGCGGCTCCAAACAGGCTTCATTCCGGTTCTATGTGGACAGCGACGGAGTTTTTGCCGAAGTGGCTCCAGATGCGGACATGCCTTTTGATCAAGTCCAGTTGACGAAAGTGGACATTCTTCTTGCCCGCAACGGTTTTATAGAAGTGACGCCGTATGGCTGGGACAATCTGTTCTTGCGGGTCAAATCAGCTGGTGAAGATCACATCATCGGAGACCTGGTCGAAATTTTTCCCAATAGCGTCGCTCCGATTGAAGCGATTGATCTTGTTCGATGCTCGGCCGCGCCGGACTCAGATGAATGA
- a CDS encoding DKNYY domain-containing protein translates to MTWIKLTDLPDQRVPMHIDKAKSFWEVTDDKIVHQTRVNRSADVESFEVLEGSDFIARDKAFVYHAWTTMKTVDRDSFTPLRDGYFRDKDCGYCEFETSLKPLKSGSAEGLKVIGAGYARDAAFAYYCGRPIASCTSPMTLKLVEQTGEYPIPAATTDTQCFYEGALIKGADVATWEMVRNGFSRDAQSVFYNSKKLAGAKADDWAFLKPPYSTSGDKIYFMSFVLKDADSESFEILADGTARDKHSRFSGKNRI, encoded by the coding sequence ATGACCTGGATCAAGCTCACTGATCTGCCGGACCAACGCGTGCCCATGCACATCGACAAGGCGAAATCCTTCTGGGAAGTCACGGACGATAAGATCGTGCACCAGACGCGGGTGAATCGCTCAGCGGATGTTGAAAGCTTTGAAGTTCTGGAAGGCTCTGACTTCATCGCCCGTGACAAAGCCTTTGTGTACCATGCCTGGACGACGATGAAGACCGTCGATCGCGATAGTTTCACCCCGCTTAGAGATGGGTATTTTCGCGACAAGGACTGCGGCTATTGCGAGTTCGAAACCAGCTTGAAGCCCTTGAAAAGCGGCTCTGCCGAGGGGCTCAAGGTCATCGGCGCTGGATATGCGCGCGACGCCGCCTTCGCCTATTATTGCGGCCGGCCGATTGCGAGCTGTACCTCGCCGATGACCCTGAAGCTGGTCGAACAGACCGGGGAGTATCCCATTCCGGCCGCCACGACTGACACGCAGTGCTTCTACGAAGGCGCGCTCATCAAGGGCGCGGATGTGGCGACTTGGGAGATGGTGAGGAATGGCTTTTCGCGCGATGCACAGAGCGTTTTCTATAACTCGAAGAAACTTGCTGGGGCTAAGGCGGATGACTGGGCGTTTCTCAAGCCGCCTTATTCGACGAGCGGCGACAAGATCTACTTCATGAGTTTCGTCCTGAAGGACGCCGATAGTGAGAGCTTCGAAATTCTTGCCGACGGGACGGCCCGCGACAAACATTCCAGATTCTCCGGAAAGAACCGGATCTGA